The Leucobacter rhizosphaerae genome includes a region encoding these proteins:
- the rplW gene encoding 50S ribosomal protein L23 has protein sequence MSLNKSAHDVIIRPIVSEKSYNLIDANGQYTFEVQPDASKTEIKLAIEEVFGVKVGKINTLNRKGKTRRTKFGAGKRKDTKRAIVTLKSGSIDIFTAAL, from the coding sequence GTGAGCCTGAACAAGTCCGCACACGACGTCATCATCCGACCCATCGTTTCGGAGAAGAGCTACAACCTCATCGACGCGAACGGCCAGTACACCTTCGAGGTGCAGCCCGACGCGTCCAAGACCGAGATCAAGCTCGCGATCGAAGAGGTCTTCGGGGTGAAGGTCGGCAAGATCAACACGCTGAACCGCAAGGGCAAGACGCGTCGCACCAAGTTCGGCGCCGGCAAGCGCAAGGACACCAAGCGCGCGATCGTCACCCTGAAGTCTGGATCCATCGACATCTTCACGGCTGCGCTGTAG
- the rplD gene encoding 50S ribosomal protein L4, whose translation MATATKLEVLDAKGKKAGSVDLPEALFAVETNVPLIHQVVTAQLAAARQGTHKTKNRGEVSGSGVKPFKQKGTGRARQGSVRAPEHRGGGVVHGPVPRDYSQRTPKKMIAAALRGLLSDRARANRLHVVEGFGVDEKPSTKIAREFLATVAPSKRVLVVIVREDELTALSVRNLPQVHVLYQDQLNAYDVVVSDDLVFTKAAFDAFVAGRAAKEETK comes from the coding sequence ATGGCTACCGCTACCAAGCTCGAGGTGCTCGATGCGAAGGGCAAGAAGGCCGGGTCGGTTGACCTGCCGGAGGCGCTCTTCGCCGTCGAGACCAATGTTCCCCTGATCCACCAGGTGGTCACCGCTCAGCTCGCAGCTGCGCGCCAGGGAACGCACAAGACCAAGAACCGCGGCGAGGTCTCCGGTTCGGGTGTCAAGCCGTTCAAGCAGAAGGGCACCGGCCGCGCCCGTCAGGGTTCCGTCCGTGCTCCCGAGCACCGCGGCGGCGGCGTCGTCCACGGCCCCGTGCCGCGCGATTACTCGCAGCGCACCCCCAAGAAGATGATCGCTGCTGCGCTCCGCGGCCTGCTCTCGGATCGCGCCCGCGCGAACCGTCTGCACGTCGTCGAGGGCTTCGGCGTCGACGAGAAGCCCAGCACGAAGATCGCCCGCGAGTTCCTCGCGACGGTGGCTCCGAGCAAGCGCGTCCTCGTCGTCATCGTCCGTGAGGACGAGCTGACCGCGCTCAGCGTGCGCAACCTCCCGCAGGTGCACGTGCTGTACCAGGATCAGCTCAACGCCTACGACGTGGTTGTCAGCGACGATCTCGTCTTCACCAAGGCCGCCTTCGACGCATTTGTCGCCGGCCGTGCAGCCAAGGAGGAAACGAAGTGA
- the rplC gene encoding 50S ribosomal protein L3: protein MSVERNVKGLLGTKLGMTQVWDENGNVVPVTVIEVAPNVVTQIRTAELDGYSAVQIAAGQIDPRKVNKPTAGHFEKAGVTPRRHVTEVRTSDAGEYSLGQELTVESTFEAGQKIDVVGTSKGKGFAGAMKRHNFKGVSASHGAHRNHRKPGSIGGASTPGRVFKGQRMPGRMGGERVTLQNLTVQAIDAEKGLILVKGAVPGARGRLVFVRNAVKGA, encoded by the coding sequence ATGTCAGTAGAACGCAACGTCAAGGGTCTCCTGGGCACCAAGCTCGGTATGACGCAGGTCTGGGACGAGAACGGCAATGTCGTTCCCGTCACCGTCATCGAGGTGGCACCCAACGTCGTCACCCAGATCCGCACCGCCGAGCTGGACGGCTACAGCGCCGTGCAGATCGCCGCAGGTCAGATCGATCCGCGCAAGGTCAACAAGCCGACCGCCGGTCACTTCGAGAAGGCCGGCGTCACGCCGCGCCGTCACGTCACCGAGGTCCGCACCTCCGATGCCGGCGAGTACAGCCTCGGCCAGGAGCTGACCGTCGAGAGCACCTTCGAGGCCGGTCAGAAGATCGACGTCGTCGGGACCTCGAAGGGCAAGGGCTTCGCCGGTGCCATGAAGCGTCACAACTTCAAGGGTGTTTCGGCGTCGCACGGCGCGCACCGCAACCACCGCAAGCCCGGTTCCATCGGCGGCGCATCGACCCCGGGTCGTGTCTTCAAGGGACAGCGCATGCCGGGTCGCATGGGTGGCGAGCGCGTCACCCTGCAGAACCTCACCGTTCAGGCGATCGACGCCGAGAAAGGCCTCATCCTGGTCAAGGGTGCGGTTCCCGGTGCACGCGGTCGTCTCGTATTCGTTCGCAACGCAGTGAAGGGGGCGTAG
- the rpsJ gene encoding 30S ribosomal protein S10 — protein MAGQKIRIRLKSYDHEVIDSSARKIVDTVTRAGATVIGPVPLPTEKNVIAVIRSPHKYKDSREHFEKRTHKRLIDIVDPTPKAVDSLMRLDLPADVNIEIKL, from the coding sequence ATGGCGGGACAGAAGATCCGCATCCGACTGAAGTCGTATGACCACGAGGTCATTGATAGCTCCGCACGGAAGATCGTCGACACGGTGACCCGCGCGGGTGCGACCGTGATCGGCCCCGTGCCGCTCCCCACGGAGAAGAACGTGATCGCCGTGATCCGTTCGCCTCACAAGTACAAGGACAGCCGCGAGCACTTCGAGAAGCGCACGCACAAGCGTCTGATCGACATCGTCGATCCCACCCCGAAGGCCGTCGATTCGCTCATGCGTCTCGACCTCCCGGCCGATGTCAACATCGAGATCAAGCTCTAA
- a CDS encoding UDP-phosphate alpha-N-acetyl-D-fucosaminephosphotransferase: MTPLALALLPGAVTLVLSAVLPYVVRPLLVRLGIMDVPNERSSHDRPVLRGLGLAVLIAIAVGGGLGVWLLASPAGSTWTLLLVVVGGTVAAGLLGLREDLRGLSVGARSAWLLGIAATTAILLTWIASRPSGAAFPWVLGLDVTALPLWLLVLLCVYAVLFISSYINVANFMDGLNGISGFHGVIAGVTFAIAGWWVGAIWLALAGAVIAAGFAGFLPWNLTKPGAFLGDVGSYLLGGAVAVTSFAALVTGVPLLATIGPMVIYFGDVGVTLVKRVRAGHKWDEPHKEHVYQRIQQLGYSHVQASGITALCTLTTSLLGLGSLFTSLFGTLALLVAGLAVLVFYLLLPRLLPARHARVASTPPAVSE, from the coding sequence GTGACCCCGCTCGCGCTCGCCCTGCTCCCCGGCGCCGTCACCCTCGTGCTGAGCGCCGTACTGCCATACGTCGTGCGGCCCCTGCTCGTCCGGCTCGGGATCATGGACGTGCCCAACGAACGCTCGTCGCACGACCGCCCCGTGCTGCGCGGCCTGGGGCTCGCGGTGCTCATCGCCATCGCCGTCGGGGGAGGGCTCGGGGTGTGGCTGCTCGCGTCCCCCGCGGGATCGACGTGGACGCTGCTGCTCGTGGTGGTCGGCGGCACGGTCGCGGCCGGCCTGCTCGGGCTGCGGGAGGATCTGCGAGGGCTCAGCGTCGGAGCCCGCAGCGCGTGGCTCCTCGGCATCGCCGCGACCACCGCGATCCTGCTCACCTGGATCGCGTCGCGCCCCTCCGGCGCCGCGTTCCCCTGGGTCCTGGGCCTCGACGTCACGGCGCTGCCCCTGTGGCTGCTCGTGCTGCTGTGCGTGTACGCGGTGCTCTTCATCTCGAGCTACATCAACGTCGCGAACTTCATGGACGGGCTCAACGGCATCAGCGGTTTCCACGGGGTGATCGCGGGTGTCACCTTCGCCATCGCCGGCTGGTGGGTCGGCGCGATCTGGCTCGCGCTCGCGGGTGCCGTGATCGCGGCCGGATTCGCGGGCTTCCTGCCCTGGAACCTCACGAAACCGGGGGCATTCCTCGGTGACGTCGGGAGTTATCTGCTCGGGGGCGCGGTCGCGGTCACGAGTTTCGCCGCCCTCGTCACGGGAGTGCCGCTGCTCGCCACGATCGGGCCGATGGTCATCTACTTCGGCGATGTCGGGGTCACCCTCGTGAAGCGAGTGCGCGCGGGCCACAAGTGGGACGAGCCGCACAAGGAGCACGTCTACCAGCGGATCCAGCAACTCGGGTACTCGCACGTGCAGGCGTCCGGGATCACCGCGCTCTGCACGCTCACCACCTCGCTTCTCGGGCTCGGCAGCCTCTTCACCTCGCTCTTCGGGACCCTCGCGCTCCTGGTCGCGGGCCTCGCGGTGCTGGTCTTCTACCTGCTCCTGCCGCGGCTCTTGCCAGCGCGACACGCCCGGGTTGCATCGACGCCGCCCGCTGTGTCAGAATAG
- a CDS encoding polysaccharide biosynthesis protein, with product MSNTSSQRTAHFARQYGLLFTLDALAWAVGIFAALVLRFDFNLARIHWGWTAVIIAVTILLQLLGGWVFWLYRNRYEVGSFDEVRALVLNVTAVLVVAWLVAYLVGYGNGIPRSTLIIAAPITFSLMGVARYLTRLSGERRMKPGLEAERTLLYGAGYLGVQTAKRLLTDVKGFALPVGFLDDDPNKRNQEVRGVRVLGGLEDLRRVARETRATRLIVCIGDADSVLMRQVDEAADRAGMTTMVLPPLEQILQNSSAISDVRELSIEDLIGRHPVRLETDSIAEYLQDKRVLVTGAGGSIGSELCRQLARFAPRELMMLDRDETALQETQLSISGHGLLDTKDVVLADIRDHENLTRIFTERSPDVVFHAAALKHLPMLEQYPDEAWKTNVLGTLGVLRAARAAGVGTFVNISTDKAANPTSVLGHSKRVAEKLTAWMAEETGQRYLSVRFGNVIGSRGSMLPTFRKLIDAGGPVTVTHPEVTRFFMTIPEACQLVIQAGGIGRPGEVLILDMGEPVPILDVARRMIAQSGKDIEIRFTGLRHGEKLHEELVGDGEGNERPFHPKISHAHVDMISPEVLDHQGWIERLDLTEEAEERIQ from the coding sequence GTGTCGAACACCTCGAGTCAGCGCACCGCGCACTTCGCGCGGCAGTACGGTCTCCTCTTCACGCTCGACGCCCTCGCCTGGGCGGTCGGCATCTTCGCCGCGCTCGTCCTGCGGTTCGACTTCAACCTCGCCCGCATCCACTGGGGGTGGACGGCCGTCATCATCGCCGTCACCATCCTGCTCCAGCTGCTCGGCGGCTGGGTCTTCTGGCTCTACCGCAACCGCTACGAGGTCGGAAGCTTCGACGAGGTCCGCGCGCTCGTGCTCAACGTCACGGCGGTGCTGGTCGTCGCCTGGCTGGTCGCGTACCTCGTGGGCTACGGCAACGGGATCCCGCGCAGCACCCTCATCATCGCCGCCCCGATCACCTTCAGCCTGATGGGCGTCGCCCGCTATCTGACGCGGCTGTCAGGGGAGCGGCGCATGAAGCCAGGGCTCGAGGCGGAGCGCACCCTTCTCTACGGCGCCGGGTATCTCGGCGTGCAGACGGCGAAGCGGCTGCTGACCGACGTCAAGGGCTTCGCGCTGCCCGTGGGATTCCTCGATGACGACCCGAACAAGCGGAATCAGGAGGTGCGCGGGGTCCGGGTGCTCGGCGGGCTCGAGGATCTGCGCCGCGTGGCTCGGGAGACCCGCGCGACGCGGCTCATCGTCTGCATCGGCGACGCGGACTCGGTGCTCATGCGCCAGGTCGACGAGGCGGCCGACCGGGCCGGGATGACCACGATGGTGCTGCCCCCGCTCGAGCAGATCCTGCAGAACTCCTCCGCGATCTCGGACGTGCGCGAGCTCTCCATCGAGGACCTCATTGGGCGGCACCCGGTCCGGCTCGAGACCGACTCCATCGCGGAGTACCTCCAGGACAAGCGGGTGCTCGTCACCGGTGCCGGCGGCTCGATCGGTTCGGAGCTGTGCCGGCAGCTCGCCCGCTTCGCTCCGCGCGAGCTGATGATGCTCGACCGCGACGAAACCGCGCTGCAGGAGACGCAGCTGTCGATCAGCGGGCACGGCCTGCTCGACACGAAGGACGTCGTGCTCGCCGACATCCGCGACCACGAGAACCTGACGCGGATCTTCACCGAGCGGAGCCCCGATGTGGTGTTCCACGCGGCCGCGCTCAAGCACCTCCCCATGCTCGAGCAGTACCCGGACGAGGCCTGGAAGACGAACGTGCTGGGCACGCTGGGGGTGCTGCGGGCGGCGCGCGCCGCCGGTGTCGGCACCTTCGTGAACATCTCGACGGACAAGGCCGCAAACCCCACGAGTGTCCTCGGGCACTCCAAGCGCGTCGCCGAGAAGCTCACCGCGTGGATGGCCGAGGAGACGGGCCAGCGTTACCTGTCGGTGCGCTTCGGCAACGTCATCGGCAGCCGCGGGTCGATGCTCCCGACGTTCCGCAAGCTCATCGACGCCGGCGGCCCGGTCACGGTGACGCACCCGGAGGTCACCCGGTTCTTCATGACCATTCCCGAGGCCTGCCAACTGGTCATCCAGGCCGGCGGCATCGGACGGCCCGGCGAGGTGCTGATCCTCGACATGGGGGAGCCCGTCCCGATTCTCGACGTCGCGCGTCGCATGATCGCGCAGTCGGGCAAGGACATCGAGATCCGCTTCACCGGGCTTCGCCACGGGGAGAAGCTCCACGAGGAGCTCGTCGGTGACGGCGAGGGCAACGAGCGCCCGTTCCACCCGAAGATCTCCCACGCGCACGTGGACATGATCTCGCCGGAGGTGCTCGACCACCAGGGGTGGATCGAACGCCTCGACCTTACCGAGGAAGCCGAGGAACGGATCCAGTGA
- a CDS encoding Rv0909 family putative TA system antitoxin, whose translation MAVEDLGKKAADLAGQAGEFAKQNADKIQDALGSEQAEGISDKILGGAADLANKVTGGKFADQVEDVRANLDGKIGNE comes from the coding sequence ATGGCAGTGGAAGATCTGGGCAAGAAGGCCGCCGACCTCGCAGGCCAGGCCGGCGAGTTCGCCAAGCAGAACGCCGACAAGATTCAGGACGCGCTCGGCAGCGAGCAGGCCGAGGGCATCAGCGACAAGATCCTGGGCGGCGCCGCAGATCTCGCGAACAAGGTGACCGGAGGCAAGTTCGCCGACCAGGTCGAAGACGTGCGGGCGAACCTGGACGGCAAGATCGGCAACGAGTAG
- the tuf gene encoding elongation factor Tu — MAKAKFERTKPHVNIGTIGHVDHGKTTLTAAISKTLADKFPSDVNVQRDFDTIDSAPEERQRGITINISHVEYETDKRHYAHVDAPGHADYIKNMITGAAQMDGAILVVAATDGMMAQTKEHILLAKQVGVPYLMVALNKSDMVDDEEILELVEMEVREELSKQGYPGDDVPVIRVSGYEALQGTEKWVDSIVELMEAVDSSIPDPVRDKDKPFLMPVEDVFTITGRGTVVTGRAERGTLKINSEVEIVGLRPTQKTTVTGIEMFHKQLDEAWAGENCGLLLRGTKREDVERGQVVVAPGSITPHTKFEGTAYILKKDEGGRHNPFETNYRPQFYFRTTDVTGVITLPEDKPMVMPGDTTDMVVELIQPIAMEEGLGFAIREGGRTVGAGTVTKVIA, encoded by the coding sequence GTGGCGAAGGCCAAGTTCGAGCGGACCAAGCCGCACGTAAACATCGGAACGATCGGTCACGTCGACCACGGTAAGACCACCCTTACCGCGGCGATCTCGAAGACGCTCGCCGACAAGTTCCCGTCCGACGTGAACGTGCAGCGCGACTTCGACACGATCGACTCTGCTCCTGAGGAGCGCCAGCGCGGCATCACCATCAACATCTCGCACGTCGAGTACGAGACCGACAAGCGCCACTACGCGCACGTTGATGCACCGGGCCACGCCGACTACATCAAGAACATGATCACGGGTGCTGCCCAGATGGACGGCGCGATCCTCGTGGTTGCCGCCACCGACGGCATGATGGCACAGACCAAGGAGCACATCCTCCTCGCCAAGCAGGTCGGCGTGCCGTACCTGATGGTGGCGCTCAACAAGAGCGACATGGTCGACGACGAGGAGATCCTCGAGCTCGTCGAGATGGAGGTCCGCGAGGAGCTCTCCAAGCAGGGCTACCCGGGAGACGACGTCCCCGTGATCCGCGTGTCGGGCTACGAGGCGCTCCAGGGCACCGAGAAGTGGGTCGACTCGATCGTCGAGCTCATGGAGGCCGTGGATTCCAGCATCCCCGATCCCGTGCGCGACAAGGACAAGCCGTTCCTGATGCCCGTCGAGGACGTCTTCACGATCACCGGTCGTGGCACCGTCGTCACGGGTCGCGCCGAGCGCGGCACGCTGAAGATCAACTCCGAGGTCGAGATCGTGGGTCTGCGTCCGACGCAGAAGACCACCGTCACCGGCATCGAGATGTTCCACAAGCAGCTCGACGAGGCCTGGGCCGGCGAGAACTGTGGTCTGCTGCTCCGCGGCACCAAGCGTGAGGACGTCGAGCGCGGCCAGGTCGTCGTGGCCCCGGGCTCGATCACCCCGCACACGAAGTTCGAGGGCACCGCCTACATCCTGAAGAAGGACGAGGGCGGCCGCCACAACCCGTTCGAGACGAACTACCGTCCGCAGTTCTACTTCCGTACGACTGACGTGACCGGTGTCATCACCCTGCCCGAGGACAAGCCGATGGTGATGCCCGGCGACACCACCGACATGGTCGTTGAGCTGATCCAGCCCATCGCTATGGAAGAGGGCCTCGGCTTCGCGATCCGTGAGGGTGGCCGCACCGTCGGCGCCGGCACGGTGACCAAGGTGATCGCCTAG
- the fusA gene encoding elongation factor G translates to MAQDVLTDLSKVRNIGIMAHIDAGKTTTTERILFYTGVNHKLGETHDGASTTDWMEQEKERGITITSAAVTCFWNKNQINIIDTPGHVDFTVEVERSLRVLDGAVAVFDGKEGVEPQSETVWRQADKYGVPRICFVNKMDKMGADFYFTVDTIIKRLGAKPLVMQLPIGSESEFTGVVDLLTMKAFVWEGDAKGDVTLGANYEIQEIPADLQARAEEYRGQLVEAVAETDDALLEKYFGGEELSIDEIKAAIRKLVVNNEIYPVYCGSAFKNRGIQPMLDAVVDFLPNPLDVGAIEAHDPRDETKVIERRPAADEPFSALAFKVAVHPFFGRLTYVRVYSGQADSGAQVVNSTKGKKERIGKIFQMHANKEIPVEDLTAGNIYAVIGLKDTTTGDTLCDPNNQVVLESMTFPEPVIEVAIEPKTKGDQEKLSLAIQKLAEEDPTFRVSLNAETGQTVIAGMGELHLDILVDRMKREFKVEANVGKPQVAYRETIRREVPKYDYTHKKQTGGSGQFAKVQISLAPLDTEESGDKIYEFEDKVTGGRVPREYIPSVNAGIQDAMQYGILAGFPMVNVKAALLDGQYHDVDSSEMAFKIAGSMAFKEAARLAQPVLLEPMMAVEVRTPEEYMGDVIGDLNSRRGQIQAMEDASGVKVVRALVPLSEMFGYIGDLRSKTSGRAVFSMTFDSYAEVPKAVADEIVQKAKGE, encoded by the coding sequence GTGGCACAAGACGTGCTCACCGACCTGAGCAAGGTCCGCAACATCGGCATCATGGCCCACATCGATGCCGGCAAGACCACCACAACCGAGCGCATCCTGTTCTACACAGGTGTGAACCACAAGCTGGGCGAGACCCACGACGGTGCCTCGACCACCGACTGGATGGAGCAGGAGAAGGAGCGCGGCATCACCATCACCAGCGCCGCGGTGACCTGCTTCTGGAACAAGAACCAGATCAACATCATCGACACGCCGGGCCACGTGGACTTCACCGTGGAGGTGGAGCGCTCGCTCCGCGTTCTCGACGGAGCGGTCGCCGTGTTCGACGGCAAGGAGGGCGTCGAGCCCCAGTCCGAGACCGTGTGGCGCCAGGCCGACAAGTACGGCGTTCCCCGCATCTGCTTCGTCAACAAGATGGACAAGATGGGGGCCGACTTCTACTTCACGGTCGACACCATCATCAAGCGCCTCGGCGCGAAGCCGCTCGTCATGCAGCTGCCCATCGGCTCCGAGTCGGAGTTCACGGGTGTCGTCGACCTGCTCACCATGAAGGCATTCGTCTGGGAGGGCGACGCCAAGGGTGACGTGACGCTCGGTGCGAACTACGAGATCCAGGAGATCCCGGCCGACCTTCAGGCGCGCGCCGAGGAGTACCGTGGTCAGCTCGTCGAAGCGGTCGCCGAGACCGACGACGCGCTGCTCGAGAAGTACTTCGGCGGCGAGGAGCTCTCGATCGACGAGATCAAGGCTGCGATCCGCAAGCTCGTCGTCAACAACGAGATCTACCCGGTCTACTGCGGTTCCGCGTTCAAGAACCGCGGCATCCAGCCGATGCTCGATGCGGTCGTCGACTTCCTGCCGAACCCGCTCGACGTCGGTGCCATCGAGGCGCACGATCCCCGCGATGAGACCAAGGTCATCGAGCGCCGTCCCGCTGCGGACGAGCCGTTCTCGGCGCTCGCGTTCAAGGTCGCGGTGCACCCGTTCTTCGGTCGCCTCACCTACGTGCGCGTCTACTCGGGTCAGGCCGACTCCGGTGCTCAGGTCGTGAACTCGACCAAGGGCAAGAAGGAGCGCATCGGCAAGATCTTCCAGATGCACGCGAACAAGGAGATCCCGGTCGAGGATCTGACGGCGGGCAACATCTACGCCGTCATCGGTCTGAAGGACACCACGACCGGCGACACGCTCTGCGACCCGAACAACCAGGTCGTGCTCGAGTCGATGACCTTCCCGGAGCCCGTGATCGAGGTGGCCATCGAGCCGAAGACCAAGGGCGACCAGGAGAAGCTGTCGCTCGCGATCCAGAAGCTCGCCGAGGAGGATCCGACCTTCCGCGTGAGCCTGAACGCCGAGACCGGCCAGACCGTCATCGCGGGTATGGGCGAGCTGCACCTCGACATCCTGGTCGACCGCATGAAGCGGGAGTTCAAGGTCGAGGCGAACGTGGGCAAGCCCCAGGTCGCGTACCGCGAGACGATCCGTCGCGAGGTGCCGAAGTACGACTACACCCACAAGAAGCAGACCGGTGGTTCCGGTCAGTTCGCGAAGGTGCAGATCTCGCTGGCACCGCTCGACACCGAGGAGTCCGGCGACAAGATCTACGAGTTCGAGGACAAGGTCACCGGTGGCCGCGTCCCGCGCGAGTACATCCCGTCGGTCAACGCCGGTATCCAGGACGCCATGCAGTACGGCATCCTCGCGGGCTTCCCGATGGTCAACGTCAAGGCTGCGCTGCTCGACGGCCAGTACCACGACGTCGACTCCTCGGAGATGGCCTTCAAGATCGCCGGTTCGATGGCGTTCAAGGAAGCCGCTCGTCTCGCGCAGCCCGTGCTGCTCGAGCCGATGATGGCCGTTGAGGTGCGCACGCCCGAGGAGTACATGGGCGACGTCATCGGCGACCTGAACTCCCGTCGTGGGCAGATCCAGGCGATGGAGGATGCGAGCGGCGTCAAGGTCGTCCGCGCGCTCGTCCCGCTCTCCGAAATGTTCGGGTACATCGGCGACCTGCGGTCCAAGACCAGCGGTCGCGCCGTGTTCTCGATGACCTTCGATTCCTACGCTGAGGTTCCGAAGGCCGTGGCCGATGAGATCGTGCAGAAGGCCAAGGGCGAGTAA
- the rpsG gene encoding 30S ribosomal protein S7, producing the protein MPRKGPAPKRPVVADPVYGAPIVSQLVNKILLDGKKGLAERIVYGALENVAEKSGQDPVTVLKKALDNVRPTLEVRSRRVGGSTYQVPIEVKPHRANTLALRWLTNYAKARRENSMTDRLTNEILDASNGLGAAVKRREDTHKMAESNRAFAHYRW; encoded by the coding sequence ATGCCTCGTAAGGGTCCTGCTCCGAAGCGCCCCGTTGTCGCCGATCCCGTATACGGCGCCCCCATTGTGAGCCAACTGGTGAACAAGATCCTCCTCGACGGAAAGAAGGGCCTCGCTGAGCGCATCGTCTACGGTGCACTCGAGAACGTGGCCGAGAAGTCCGGCCAGGATCCCGTGACGGTCCTCAAGAAGGCGCTCGACAACGTGCGCCCCACCCTCGAGGTCCGCTCGCGTCGTGTCGGCGGCAGCACCTACCAGGTGCCGATCGAGGTCAAGCCGCACCGTGCGAACACGCTCGCACTGCGCTGGTTGACCAACTACGCCAAGGCTCGTCGCGAGAACTCGATGACCGACCGTCTCACCAACGAGATTCTCGACGCATCCAACGGCCTCGGTGCCGCGGTGAAGCGTCGCGAGGACACGCACAAGATGGCCGAGTCGAACCGCGCGTTCGCTCACTACCGCTGGTAA
- the rpsL gene encoding 30S ribosomal protein S12, protein MPTIQQLVRKGRTPKVSKTKAPALKANPQQRGVCTRVYTTTPKKPNSAMRKVARVKLSNGTEVTAYIPGEGHNLQEHSMVLVRGGRVKDLPGVRYKIVRGALDTQAVKDRQQARSRYGAKKEKK, encoded by the coding sequence GTGCCTACTATTCAGCAGCTGGTTCGTAAGGGGCGTACGCCGAAGGTCTCCAAGACCAAGGCTCCCGCCCTGAAGGCGAACCCTCAGCAGCGCGGCGTGTGCACCCGTGTGTACACGACCACCCCGAAGAAGCCGAACTCGGCGATGCGTAAGGTCGCCCGTGTGAAGCTCTCCAACGGAACCGAGGTCACGGCCTACATTCCGGGCGAGGGACACAACCTGCAGGAGCACTCGATGGTGCTCGTGCGCGGCGGTCGTGTCAAGGACCTCCCCGGTGTCCGGTACAAGATCGTGCGCGGCGCACTCGACACGCAGGCGGTCAAGGACCGTCAGCAGGCTCGGAGCCGCTACGGTGCGAAGAAGGAGAAGAAGTAA
- a CDS encoding spermidine/putrescine ABC transporter substrate-binding protein, whose protein sequence is MTGTIEERVSVAVDAWLRWVPSWSPGTHRGRARLCRRCTGSPFLAAAGLPADVPHQVTHALVSRLQRIIDKRVDEVTASELPTLHAELTGDEMWTAGGYDPAAGLAPEYDGLDPDPERDDGEQPFLFTLAGLAEETKPAPPLPRPPLNAEEKQRLRQEIELADRCAEDTGREVCFAVMTHRARIETAIQRFVEPQVQAMLDELSRTLEPPK, encoded by the coding sequence GTGACGGGGACGATCGAGGAGCGGGTGAGCGTCGCCGTCGACGCCTGGCTGCGGTGGGTGCCGAGCTGGAGCCCGGGCACGCACCGGGGTCGCGCCCGCCTGTGCCGGCGGTGCACCGGGTCGCCGTTCCTGGCCGCGGCCGGGCTCCCCGCCGACGTTCCGCACCAGGTCACCCACGCCCTCGTCTCCCGCCTCCAGCGCATCATCGACAAGCGGGTCGACGAGGTCACCGCGTCCGAGCTGCCGACGCTGCACGCGGAGCTCACGGGCGACGAGATGTGGACCGCGGGCGGGTACGATCCCGCGGCGGGGCTCGCGCCCGAGTACGACGGCCTGGATCCGGATCCCGAACGCGATGACGGTGAGCAGCCGTTCCTCTTCACCCTCGCCGGGCTCGCGGAGGAGACGAAGCCCGCGCCGCCGCTGCCGCGCCCGCCGCTGAACGCGGAGGAGAAGCAGCGTCTGCGCCAGGAGATCGAACTCGCAGACCGGTGCGCCGAGGACACCGGGCGGGAGGTCTGCTTCGCCGTGATGACGCATCGCGCCCGGATCGAGACCGCGATCCAGCGCTTCGTGGAGCCCCAGGTCCAGGCCATGCTCGACGAGCTCAGCCGCACGCTCGAACCCCCGAAGTAG